AGGTTCTATCTCTCGGTTTTCTCATGAAGAAGACTGGAGGTAAGTTAGAAGCGGGAGACGATGCCGGTGAAGCCAAATTTGTCTCGCTGGATAAACTGCCTAAACTCGCCTTTTTGGCCCATGAACAATTTGTCAAGGTAGCTCAAGCAGAAGTATTCAAATAGATTACCCCGGTGGGATTCAAAAAATAATAGATAAAGTTAGGGAGTAACAGAAGAGGATGGAGATGGAAATCAGCAAGTTGTACAACCCACAAGAAGTTGAGAAAAAATGGTATGAATATTGGTTTAAAGAGGGATTTTTTACTCCGAAAATTGATAAAGATCGTCAACCATATGCTATATTGATGCCACCCCCGAATGTAACAGGTATTCTGCATATCGGGCATGTTCTAAACAATACTTTGCAAGATATAGCAGTCAGATATAAAAGAATGACCGGAGTACCGACACTTTGGTTACCGGGCGTAGATCATGCCGGTATAGCAACCCAAAACATGGTGGAGAAGGACCTGAAGAAACAGGGATTAGACCGTCATATTGTAGGTAGAGAGAGATTGATAGAACTACTCTGGGAATGGAAAAATGAGAAGGGATGCACTATCCTCGAGCAGTTAAAACAGTTAGGGGCTTCCTGCGATTGGACAAGAGAACGTTTCACAATGGATGAGATGCTCTCCAGAGCTGTTAAAGAGGTCTTTATCCGTCTCTATGAAAAGGGTTTGATCTATAAAGGTGAGTATATAATCAATTGGTGTCCGCGTTGTATCAGTGCTCTCTCTAACGATGAAGTTGAACATGAAGAGGGTTCCGGCTTCTTATGGCATATCCGCTATCCTTTCGTTGATGGTGAGGGTTACATAACGGTTGCTACAACCAGACCCGAAACGATGCTGGGTGATGTTGCTGTAGCTATTAATCCTGCTGATGACAGATACAAGGATCTGGTTGGGAAAAAGCTTCTGCTCCCCTTTGTAAATCGGGAAATACCAATTATTACCGATGAATATGTCGAAAAGGATTTTGGTAGCGGTTTTGTTAAGA
The sequence above is a segment of the Candidatus Cloacimonadota bacterium genome. Coding sequences within it:
- the valS gene encoding valine--tRNA ligase, whose translation is MEISKLYNPQEVEKKWYEYWFKEGFFTPKIDKDRQPYAILMPPPNVTGILHIGHVLNNTLQDIAVRYKRMTGVPTLWLPGVDHAGIATQNMVEKDLKKQGLDRHIVGRERLIELLWEWKNEKGCTILEQLKQLGASCDWTRERFTMDEMLSRAVKEVFIRLYEKGLIYKGEYIINWCPRCISALSNDEVEHEEGSGFLWHIRYPFVDGEGYITVATTRPETMLGDVAVAINPADDRYKDLVGKKLLLPFVNREIPIITDEYVEKDFGSGFVKITPAHDPNDFEIGRRHDLPLVVVMDEQGQMNENAGTEFAGMDRFACRDKLVKLLQEKDLLEKIEPHELAIGKCYRCDSIIEPYVSEQWFVKMQPLAERAIAAVETGEIQLQPQRWIKVFMHWMNNIRDWCISRQIWWGHRIPAYYCLAC